A window from Populus trichocarpa isolate Nisqually-1 chromosome 3, P.trichocarpa_v4.1, whole genome shotgun sequence encodes these proteins:
- the LOC18111187 gene encoding pumilio homolog 6, chloroplastic isoform X2 has protein sequence MSLSLPESPLRMPSHESATFVPSTPNMAVEDLGFLRNGQRFRGSGGDAVPNRSGSAPPSMEGSFFAINNLISQQNSNLNPRLGSSNNALLAFNSEKQSYLSYYGTGASPNLRLPTPPIPRENQHPGRHAVKFGTNWGLAPIDDNSKNSLHLSQGLLSTHKEELEGDHSPKEPLDSLANMTNGFWSGGDAAPLAGQSKRLVDIIQEDFPRTPSPVYNQSRSLSPGTTDEAADQDVFFGSLHDSTASTSNGIPSILGTTQPKPPLSKGFVNRVDIGVIESRMKDLNISSPQNPKEQRYQEQWHHSYQSHVQQHQVHQQPGNVFQVQNAKSQMGSQGVNSAHIGMDQLLHGPSTFSAEVQSVLQSLGFTPPLYGTTGYMTSPNPFYPNLQAPGLCAPQYGIGGYALNSTVIPPYVAGYPPHGTVSMVFDGSASPNFNAGMSGSSSEGSLAHGADVQHYNKFYGQLGYVVQPSVIDPLYMQYYQQPYGLTYNMSGQFDPSASGGGAIGRQNNAPASKKGSEVAAGLEEQKLLHHQRGGVSDLNRSRGRVMNLPYFGNSPNIGLLQYPSSPLASPVLPGSPVGGTGFSGGRNEMRFPPGSGRYAPVCSGWQGQRGPESFNDPKIHNFLEELKSGKVRRFELSDIVGHIVEFSADQHGSRFIQQKLENCSAEEKALVFKEVLPHASKLMTDVFGNYLIQKVFEYGSMEQRKELANQLTGQILHLSLQMYGCRVIQKALDVIELDQKAQLVLELDGHVMKCVRDQNGNHVIQKCIESVPAEKIGFIFSAFCGEVATLSMHPYGCRVIQRVLEHCAYELQCEFIVDEILESVLILAQDQYGNYVTQHVLERGKPRERYQIISKLSGHIVLLSQHKFGSNVVEKCLEYGGATEREIIIQEILGQNEGNDNLLTMMKDQYANYVVQKILDTCTDIQRAMLLNRIRTHVHALKKYTYGKHIVARFEQQYGEENQTS, from the exons ATGAGTCTTTCTTTGCCAG AGAGTCCACTTAGAATGCCCTCCCATGAGTCAGCAACTTTTGTTCCATCAACTCCTAATATGGCAGTGGAGGATTTGGGATTTCTTAGAAACGGTCAAAGATTCCGTGGCAGTGGGGGAGATGCAGTCCCTAATCGAAGTGGAAGTGCACCCCCAAGCATGGAAGGCTCCTTTTTCGCAATAAATAACCTCATTTCTCAGCAAAATTCCAACCTTAATCCTAGGCTGGGGAGTTCAAACAATGCTCTTCTAGCTTTCAACTCAGAGAAGCAGTCATATCTATCTTATTATGGTACCGGTGCCAGCCCCAACCTCAGACTTCCTACACCACCCATCCCAAGGGAGAATCAGCATCCGGGACGCCATGCTGTTAAGTTTGGCACTAATTGGGGATTGGCTCCAATAGATGACAACAGTAAAAACTCCTTGCATTTGTCGCAAGGATTACTTTCTACACACAAGGAAGAGTTGGAGGGTGACCACTCACCCAAGGAGCCCTTAGACAGTTTAGCCAACATGACAAATGGGTTTTGGTCTGGAGGTGATGCTGCTCCATTGGCAGGGCAATCCAAACGCTTGGTTGATATAATTCAG GAGGATTTCCCCCGTACTCCATCTCCTGTATATAACCAGTCTCGCTCCTTAAGCCCTGGAACAACAGATGAAGCAGCTGATCAAGATGTTTTTTTCGGTTCCTTGCATGATTCCACCGCTAGCACATCCAATGGCATTCCATCAATTCTAG GAACCACACAACCCAAACCACCTCTTAGCAAAGGATTTGTAAATAGGGTAGACATAGGCGTTATTGAATCTAGAATGAAGGACCTTAATATATCTAGCCCTCAGAATCCCAAGGAGCAAAGATATCAAGAGCAGTGGCATCACAGCTACCAGAGCCATGTGCAGCAACACCAAGTCCACCAACAGCCAGGCAATgtgtttcaagttcaaaatgcCAAGTCTCAAATGGGTTCTCAAGGAGTAAATTCTGCACACATCGGTATGGATCAACTTCTCCATGGCCCATCAACATTCTCAGCGGAGGTGCAGTCGGTATTGCAGTCGCTTGGGTTCACACCTCCTCTTTATGGGACAACTGGCTACATGACTTCACCAAATCCATTTTACCCAAATCTTCAGGCTCCAGGATTATGTGCTCCACAATATGGTATAGGGGGGTATGCTCTGAATTCAACTGTGATTCCTCCGTATGTTGCAGGATACCCCCCTCATGGTACGGTTTCAATGGTTTTTGATGGCTCTGCAAGTCCAAACTTTAATGCTGGAATGTCTGGGTCTTCAAGTGAAGGAAGCCTTGCCCATGGAGCTGATGTGCAACATTATAACAAGTTCTATGGGCAGCTTGGATATGTAGTTCAACCTTCAGTTATTGATCCTCTTTATATGCAATACTATCAACAGCCTTATGGACTAACATATAATATGTCTGGTCAATTTGATCCATCGGCATCTGGAGGTGGTGCTATTGGGAGACAAAACAATGCTCCTGCATCAAAGAAAGGATCCGAGGTTGCTGCTGGTTTGGAGGAACAGAAACTGCTACACCACCAGAGAGGTGGAGTGAGTGATCTTAATCGAAGCAGAGGTCGGGTAATGAATCTTCCTTATTTTGGAAACTCACCAAACATAGGTTTATTGCAGTACCCCTCGTCACCGCTTGCGAGCCCTGTTTTGCCAGGATCCCCAGTGGGGGGCACTGGTTTTTCTGGAGGGAGAAATGAAATGAGGTTCCCACCGGGAAGTGGTAGATATGCGCCTGTATGTTCTGGATGGCAAGGTCAAAGAGGACCAGAGAGTTTTAATGACcctaaaatacataattttctTGAGGAGTTGAAATCTGGCAAAGTCCGCAGATTTGAGTTGTCTGATATTGTAGGGCATATTGTTGAATTTAG TGCTGATCAACATGGTAGCCGATTTATTCAGCAGAAGTTGGAGAATTGCAGTGCTGAAGAGAAGGCATTGGTATTTAAAGAAGTTCTTCCACATGCTTCCAAATTAATGACCGATGTTTTTGGAAATTATCTTATTCAGAAA GTTTTTGAGTATGGAAGCATGGAGCAGAGGAAGGAACTTGCTAATCAGCTCACTGGTCAAATTTTGCATCTAAGTTTGCAGATGTATGGCTGCCGGGTAATCCAAAAG GCACTTGATGTAATCGAGCTTGATCAAAAAGCACAGCTTGTCCTTGAATTGGATGGACATGTTATGAAATGTGTACGTGATCAGAACGGTAATCATGTCATACAGAAGTGCATTGAGAGTGTTCCAGCAGAAAAAATTGGATTCATATTCTCAGCCTTCTGTGGTGAAGTTGCAACACTTTCCATGCATCCTTATGGTTGTCGTGTCATACAG AGAGTTCTAGAGCATTGTGCATATGAGCTGCAATGTGAGTTCATAGTGGATGAGATCTTGGAGTCTGTCCTCATTCTTGCTCAGGACCAGTATGGAAATTATGTGACTCAG CATGTATTGGAGAGGGGAAAACCTCGCGAAAGATACCAGATTATTAGCAAATTGTCAGGGCATATTGTCCTACTCAGCCAGCATAAGTTTGGGTCCAATGTTGTAGAGAAATGTTTGGAATATGGTGGTGCCACTGAGCGGGAAATAATAATTCAGGAGATTCTTGGGCAGAATGAAGGAAACGATAATCTATTG ACAATGATGAAGGACCAATACGCAAATTATGTGGTCCAAAAGATTCTTGACACCTGTACTGATATTCAGCGGGCAATGTTGCTTAATCGAATAAGAACACATGTGCATGCTCTGAAGAAATATACTTATGGGAAGCACATTGTTGCTAGATTCGAACAGCAATATGGGGAAG AGAATCAAACATCATGA
- the LOC18111187 gene encoding pumilio homolog 6, chloroplastic isoform X1: MSLSLPESPLRMPSHESATFVPSTPNMAVEDLGFLRNGQRFRGSGGDAVPNRSGSAPPSMEGSFFAINNLISQQNSNLNPRLGSSNNALLAFNSEKQSYLSYYGTGASPNLRLPTPPIPRENQHPGRHAVKFGTNWGLAPIDDNSKNSLHLSQGLLSTHKEELEGDHSPKEPLDSLANMTNGFWSGGDAAPLAGQSKRLVDIIQEDFPRTPSPVYNQSRSLSPGTTDEAADQDVFFGSLHDSTASTSNGIPSILGTTQPKPPLSKGFVNRVDIGVIESRMKDLNISSPQNPKEQRYQEQWHHSYQSHVQQHQVHQQPGNVFQVQNAKSQMGSQGVNSAHIGMDQLLHGPSTFSAEVQSVLQSLGFTPPLYGTTGYMTSPNPFYPNLQAPGLCAPQYGIGGYALNSTVIPPYVAGYPPHGTVSMVFDGSASPNFNAGMSGSSSEGSLAHGADVQHYNKFYGQLGYVVQPSVIDPLYMQYYQQPYGLTYNMSGQFDPSASGGGAIGRQNNAPASKKGSEVAAGLEEQKLLHHQRGGVSDLNRSRGRVMNLPYFGNSPNIGLLQYPSSPLASPVLPGSPVGGTGFSGGRNEMRFPPGSGRYAPVCSGWQGQRGPESFNDPKIHNFLEELKSGKVRRFELSDIVGHIVEFSADQHGSRFIQQKLENCSAEEKALVFKEVLPHASKLMTDVFGNYLIQKVFEYGSMEQRKELANQLTGQILHLSLQMYGCRVIQKALDVIELDQKAQLVLELDGHVMKCVRDQNGNHVIQKCIESVPAEKIGFIFSAFCGEVATLSMHPYGCRVIQRVLEHCAYELQCEFIVDEILESVLILAQDQYGNYVTQHVLERGKPRERYQIISKLSGHIVLLSQHKFGSNVVEKCLEYGGATEREIIIQEILGQNEGNDNLLTMMKDQYANYVVQKILDTCTDIQRAMLLNRIRTHVHALKKYTYGKHIVARFEQQYGEGGPLGP, encoded by the exons ATGAGTCTTTCTTTGCCAG AGAGTCCACTTAGAATGCCCTCCCATGAGTCAGCAACTTTTGTTCCATCAACTCCTAATATGGCAGTGGAGGATTTGGGATTTCTTAGAAACGGTCAAAGATTCCGTGGCAGTGGGGGAGATGCAGTCCCTAATCGAAGTGGAAGTGCACCCCCAAGCATGGAAGGCTCCTTTTTCGCAATAAATAACCTCATTTCTCAGCAAAATTCCAACCTTAATCCTAGGCTGGGGAGTTCAAACAATGCTCTTCTAGCTTTCAACTCAGAGAAGCAGTCATATCTATCTTATTATGGTACCGGTGCCAGCCCCAACCTCAGACTTCCTACACCACCCATCCCAAGGGAGAATCAGCATCCGGGACGCCATGCTGTTAAGTTTGGCACTAATTGGGGATTGGCTCCAATAGATGACAACAGTAAAAACTCCTTGCATTTGTCGCAAGGATTACTTTCTACACACAAGGAAGAGTTGGAGGGTGACCACTCACCCAAGGAGCCCTTAGACAGTTTAGCCAACATGACAAATGGGTTTTGGTCTGGAGGTGATGCTGCTCCATTGGCAGGGCAATCCAAACGCTTGGTTGATATAATTCAG GAGGATTTCCCCCGTACTCCATCTCCTGTATATAACCAGTCTCGCTCCTTAAGCCCTGGAACAACAGATGAAGCAGCTGATCAAGATGTTTTTTTCGGTTCCTTGCATGATTCCACCGCTAGCACATCCAATGGCATTCCATCAATTCTAG GAACCACACAACCCAAACCACCTCTTAGCAAAGGATTTGTAAATAGGGTAGACATAGGCGTTATTGAATCTAGAATGAAGGACCTTAATATATCTAGCCCTCAGAATCCCAAGGAGCAAAGATATCAAGAGCAGTGGCATCACAGCTACCAGAGCCATGTGCAGCAACACCAAGTCCACCAACAGCCAGGCAATgtgtttcaagttcaaaatgcCAAGTCTCAAATGGGTTCTCAAGGAGTAAATTCTGCACACATCGGTATGGATCAACTTCTCCATGGCCCATCAACATTCTCAGCGGAGGTGCAGTCGGTATTGCAGTCGCTTGGGTTCACACCTCCTCTTTATGGGACAACTGGCTACATGACTTCACCAAATCCATTTTACCCAAATCTTCAGGCTCCAGGATTATGTGCTCCACAATATGGTATAGGGGGGTATGCTCTGAATTCAACTGTGATTCCTCCGTATGTTGCAGGATACCCCCCTCATGGTACGGTTTCAATGGTTTTTGATGGCTCTGCAAGTCCAAACTTTAATGCTGGAATGTCTGGGTCTTCAAGTGAAGGAAGCCTTGCCCATGGAGCTGATGTGCAACATTATAACAAGTTCTATGGGCAGCTTGGATATGTAGTTCAACCTTCAGTTATTGATCCTCTTTATATGCAATACTATCAACAGCCTTATGGACTAACATATAATATGTCTGGTCAATTTGATCCATCGGCATCTGGAGGTGGTGCTATTGGGAGACAAAACAATGCTCCTGCATCAAAGAAAGGATCCGAGGTTGCTGCTGGTTTGGAGGAACAGAAACTGCTACACCACCAGAGAGGTGGAGTGAGTGATCTTAATCGAAGCAGAGGTCGGGTAATGAATCTTCCTTATTTTGGAAACTCACCAAACATAGGTTTATTGCAGTACCCCTCGTCACCGCTTGCGAGCCCTGTTTTGCCAGGATCCCCAGTGGGGGGCACTGGTTTTTCTGGAGGGAGAAATGAAATGAGGTTCCCACCGGGAAGTGGTAGATATGCGCCTGTATGTTCTGGATGGCAAGGTCAAAGAGGACCAGAGAGTTTTAATGACcctaaaatacataattttctTGAGGAGTTGAAATCTGGCAAAGTCCGCAGATTTGAGTTGTCTGATATTGTAGGGCATATTGTTGAATTTAG TGCTGATCAACATGGTAGCCGATTTATTCAGCAGAAGTTGGAGAATTGCAGTGCTGAAGAGAAGGCATTGGTATTTAAAGAAGTTCTTCCACATGCTTCCAAATTAATGACCGATGTTTTTGGAAATTATCTTATTCAGAAA GTTTTTGAGTATGGAAGCATGGAGCAGAGGAAGGAACTTGCTAATCAGCTCACTGGTCAAATTTTGCATCTAAGTTTGCAGATGTATGGCTGCCGGGTAATCCAAAAG GCACTTGATGTAATCGAGCTTGATCAAAAAGCACAGCTTGTCCTTGAATTGGATGGACATGTTATGAAATGTGTACGTGATCAGAACGGTAATCATGTCATACAGAAGTGCATTGAGAGTGTTCCAGCAGAAAAAATTGGATTCATATTCTCAGCCTTCTGTGGTGAAGTTGCAACACTTTCCATGCATCCTTATGGTTGTCGTGTCATACAG AGAGTTCTAGAGCATTGTGCATATGAGCTGCAATGTGAGTTCATAGTGGATGAGATCTTGGAGTCTGTCCTCATTCTTGCTCAGGACCAGTATGGAAATTATGTGACTCAG CATGTATTGGAGAGGGGAAAACCTCGCGAAAGATACCAGATTATTAGCAAATTGTCAGGGCATATTGTCCTACTCAGCCAGCATAAGTTTGGGTCCAATGTTGTAGAGAAATGTTTGGAATATGGTGGTGCCACTGAGCGGGAAATAATAATTCAGGAGATTCTTGGGCAGAATGAAGGAAACGATAATCTATTG ACAATGATGAAGGACCAATACGCAAATTATGTGGTCCAAAAGATTCTTGACACCTGTACTGATATTCAGCGGGCAATGTTGCTTAATCGAATAAGAACACATGTGCATGCTCTGAAGAAATATACTTATGGGAAGCACATTGTTGCTAGATTCGAACAGCAATATGGGGAAG GAGGACCCCTTGGGCCTTAG
- the LOC18111186 gene encoding uncharacterized protein LOC18111186, with protein sequence MAQASKEPCKKEACDIQACLSKNNFLPQKCLKVIENLQSCCVKCDYKSTHCASVSGLLKQMPK encoded by the exons atggcACAAGCAAGCAAAGAGCCGTGCAAGAAAGAAGCTTGCGATATTCAAGCTTGTCTCTCCAAAAACAACTTCCTCCCTCAGAA GTGCCTTAAAGTGATAGAAAATCTGCAGTCTTGCTGTGTGAAATGCGATTACAAGTCAACACATTGTGCTTCGGTGTCTGGCCTTCTGAAGCAAATGCCCAAGTGA